In the Pseudomonas sp. TH06 genome, one interval contains:
- a CDS encoding zeta toxin family protein: MSTPRIRIFAGPNGSGKSTFNRLVPAHLRGNYINPDDIERAIKDTGYFDFTSYHIESHKEQIFDFLRQHALLEKSPRSLAKLDSLTMEGERLNFANTEIDSYVASALSDFIRRSLIRERISFTFETVMSSSDKVNLLADAHNSGYRVYVYYVATADPEINIARVAYRVSQGGHSVPPEKIRARYWRSLELLSEAILTSNRAYIFDNSDEGSEGLTQIAEITDGELIEIKSDIQPPWFKEFVLDKLL; the protein is encoded by the coding sequence TTGAGCACACCCAGAATACGGATATTTGCGGGACCGAACGGATCGGGAAAAAGCACCTTCAATCGCCTTGTTCCTGCCCACTTGCGGGGAAACTACATCAACCCGGATGACATAGAGCGGGCGATTAAAGATACGGGGTATTTTGACTTCACCTCGTATCACATTGAATCTCACAAAGAACAGATTTTCGATTTTCTCCGCCAACACGCGCTACTGGAGAAATCCCCTCGTTCGCTGGCAAAGCTGGATTCACTCACAATGGAAGGTGAGAGACTCAACTTCGCAAATACCGAGATCGACTCCTACGTCGCTTCGGCCCTTTCCGACTTCATACGAAGGTCGCTGATCAGAGAACGCATCAGCTTTACCTTTGAAACGGTCATGTCCTCCTCAGACAAAGTCAACCTGCTTGCCGACGCTCATAACTCCGGCTACAGAGTCTATGTTTATTACGTCGCTACCGCCGATCCCGAAATCAACATAGCCAGGGTTGCCTACCGTGTGTCGCAAGGTGGGCACAGCGTTCCTCCTGAAAAAATCAGGGCCCGTTACTGGAGATCTCTGGAGCTCCTTTCTGAGGCTATCCTGACATCCAACAGAGCTTACATTTTCGATAACTCGGATGAAGGTAGTGAAGGGTTAACTCAAATAGCAGAAATCACCGACGGCGAGCTGATTGAAATCAAATCAGATATCCAGCCACCCTGGTTCAAAGAGTTCGTTCTCGACAAATTACTGTAG
- a CDS encoding OmpA family protein yields the protein MSSKKTLALALCVAITGCAQTPKNDADGGSWWPFGSSDKVAAKEPAPAPLKPAATAPVAKTESSSPWYWPFGSDDSTAKADTQPEAKPAAKPVEVAKADADKGGKWWWPFGGKDQDTAKVVPMPDPKVTQAWLDDYEPRLRTAILDSNLQLERRDNVLVVTAPVEGSFNPDRPAMLLPVTLGPFTRVAKILEADPKTAVLVLGHSDSSGAAPANIKLSQERAQAIAAIFRLSGLQRDRLMLRGMGSEAPRAANDSVEGRALNRRVELLVTPQNTMVALLSKYNMPAPKPVTMVAAQDVKPVAKPVTPAPAAKKAAVPATKKAPAKKAAAKAPAKKAPAKAPAKKTAPAKAAATDKKVAAADTTKK from the coding sequence ATGTCATCTAAAAAGACTCTCGCCCTGGCCCTGTGTGTGGCGATCACTGGTTGCGCACAGACTCCTAAAAACGATGCGGACGGCGGTAGCTGGTGGCCGTTCGGGTCTTCCGACAAAGTCGCAGCCAAAGAGCCGGCCCCGGCCCCGTTGAAGCCTGCTGCCACTGCTCCGGTTGCCAAGACTGAAAGCAGCAGCCCATGGTACTGGCCGTTTGGCTCGGATGATTCGACCGCCAAGGCCGATACCCAGCCTGAAGCGAAGCCCGCAGCCAAACCGGTTGAAGTGGCCAAAGCCGATGCCGACAAGGGCGGCAAATGGTGGTGGCCGTTCGGCGGCAAGGATCAGGACACCGCCAAAGTCGTGCCGATGCCGGACCCGAAAGTCACTCAAGCCTGGCTCGACGACTATGAACCGCGTCTGCGTACTGCGATCCTTGACAGCAATCTGCAACTCGAACGCCGCGACAACGTGCTGGTCGTGACCGCGCCAGTCGAAGGCTCGTTCAACCCGGATCGCCCGGCGATGCTGCTGCCAGTAACCCTCGGCCCGTTCACCCGCGTGGCGAAAATCCTCGAGGCCGACCCGAAAACTGCGGTGTTGGTACTGGGCCACAGCGATTCCAGCGGTGCTGCGCCAGCGAACATCAAATTGAGTCAGGAACGTGCCCAGGCCATTGCGGCGATCTTCCGCCTCAGCGGTCTGCAACGTGATCGCCTGATGCTGCGCGGCATGGGCTCCGAAGCACCGCGTGCCGCCAACGACAGCGTTGAAGGCCGTGCCTTGAACCGTCGGGTTGAATTGCTGGTGACTCCGCAAAACACCATGGTTGCGCTGCTGAGCAAGTACAACATGCCGGCGCCGAAGCCTGTGACCATGGTCGCAGCGCAAGACGTCAAGCCAGTGGCCAAACCGGTGACACCGGCGCCAGCTGCGAAGAAAGCTGCTGTACCGGCCACTAAAAAGGCTCCAGCCAAGAAAGCCGCTGCCAAAGCTCCGGCGAAAAAGGCCCCAGCCAAGGCTCCTGCGAAGAAAACCGCACCCGCCAAAGCCGCCGCGACCGACAAGAAAGTCGCCGCTGCCGACACCACCAAAAAGTGA
- a CDS encoding glycine zipper 2TM domain-containing protein encodes MRKSVLLVASFSTMAMLLTGCQSSLTGDSYSRDEARRVQTIRMGTIESLRPVKIEGTKTPIGGAAGAVVGGVGGSAIGGGKGSIVAAVIGAVAGGLIGSATEEGLTRTQGVEITVREDDGSMRAYVQQVQENEVFRVGERVRISTVGGTSRVSH; translated from the coding sequence ATGCGTAAGTCTGTTCTGCTGGTTGCTTCCTTTTCCACGATGGCGATGTTGCTTACCGGCTGCCAATCGAGCCTGACCGGTGACTCCTACTCCCGTGACGAAGCGCGTCGCGTGCAGACGATTCGCATGGGCACCATCGAATCCCTGCGCCCGGTGAAAATCGAAGGCACCAAGACCCCGATCGGCGGCGCCGCAGGCGCAGTGGTTGGCGGTGTCGGCGGCAGCGCCATCGGCGGCGGCAAAGGCAGCATCGTAGCGGCGGTCATCGGTGCTGTAGCGGGCGGTCTGATCGGCTCGGCTACTGAAGAAGGCCTGACCCGTACCCAAGGCGTGGAAATCACCGTACGCGAAGACGACGGCAGCATGCGCGCCTATGTGCAGCAGGTTCAGGAGAATGAAGTGTTCCGTGTTGGCGAGCGCGTGCGCATCTCCACCGTTGGCGGGACCAGCCGCGTTTCGCACTAA
- the nhaA gene encoding Na+/H+ antiporter NhaA — MPLRSTFTRFFQLEAASGLLLIAAAILALIINNSALSWLYTGLLDTPVVAQIGALKIAKPLLLWINDGLMALFFLLIGLEVKREVLDGQLSKPSQIVLPGAAAIGGMLVPALIYWFLNRDNPAALDGWAIPTATDIAFALGVLALLGKRVPVSLKLFLMTLAIIDDLGAIVIIAIFYSGELSTLSLGLAAACIAALVAMNRLGVVKLGPYMIIGLILWVCVLKSGVHATLAGVTLAFCIPLRTKNAEPSPLLTLEHALHPWVAYGILPLFAFANAGLSLSGVTVESFTHHVPLGIAVGLLLGKTVGVFGLTWLAVKIGIASLPQGANWGQVLGVAILCGIGFTMSLFVGSLAFEPGVSDYAGMDRMGILTGSLFAALIGYAVTAAASRSSTIQRA; from the coding sequence TTGCCTCTGCGTAGCACTTTCACGCGTTTCTTTCAGTTGGAAGCTGCCAGCGGTCTGTTATTGATCGCCGCGGCCATTCTGGCTTTGATTATCAACAACTCAGCCCTGTCGTGGCTGTACACCGGCCTGCTCGACACGCCAGTGGTGGCACAGATTGGCGCGCTGAAAATCGCCAAACCCCTGCTGCTGTGGATCAACGACGGTCTGATGGCGCTGTTCTTCCTGCTGATTGGCCTGGAAGTGAAGCGCGAAGTCCTCGACGGTCAGCTGTCCAAACCATCGCAAATCGTGTTGCCTGGCGCGGCCGCTATCGGCGGCATGCTGGTGCCGGCGCTGATCTACTGGTTCCTCAACCGTGACAATCCGGCAGCGCTCGATGGCTGGGCCATCCCGACCGCCACCGATATCGCCTTCGCTCTCGGCGTGCTGGCCCTGCTGGGCAAGCGCGTGCCGGTGTCGCTGAAGTTGTTTCTGATGACGCTGGCGATCATCGACGACCTCGGCGCCATCGTGATCATTGCGATCTTCTACTCGGGTGAATTGTCGACTCTGTCGCTGGGCCTCGCGGCGGCATGTATCGCCGCGCTGGTGGCGATGAACCGGCTCGGCGTGGTCAAACTTGGCCCGTACATGATCATCGGTTTGATCCTGTGGGTGTGCGTTCTCAAGAGCGGTGTCCATGCGACGCTGGCCGGCGTGACCCTGGCCTTCTGCATCCCGCTACGGACGAAAAATGCCGAGCCTTCGCCACTGCTGACGCTGGAGCACGCGCTGCACCCGTGGGTCGCTTACGGCATCCTGCCGCTGTTCGCCTTCGCCAACGCCGGCCTGTCGCTGAGCGGCGTCACCGTCGAAAGCTTTACCCACCACGTACCGTTGGGCATCGCCGTCGGCCTCTTGCTGGGCAAGACCGTCGGTGTATTCGGCTTGACCTGGCTGGCGGTGAAGATCGGCATCGCCTCCCTGCCCCAGGGTGCCAATTGGGGTCAGGTATTGGGCGTGGCGATCCTCTGCGGCATCGGCTTCACTATGAGTCTGTTTGTCGGTTCGCTGGCCTTTGAACCGGGCGTGAGCGACTACGCCGGCATGGATCGAATGGGCATTCTGACCGGATCGTTGTTCGCCGCGTTGATCGGTTATGCGGTGACAGCGGCGGCGAGTCGCAGTAGCACCATTCAAAGGGCCTGA
- a CDS encoding serine hydrolase domain-containing protein, with protein MQIQGHYELQFEPVREAFAALFDDPQERGAALCIQVGGETVLDLWSGTADKDGAEAWHSDTIANLFSCTKTFTAVTALQLVAEGKLQLDAPVARYWPEFAAAGKEAVTLRQLLCHQAGLPALRELLAPEALYDWQTMVDALAAEAPWWTPGTGHGYAAITYGWLIGELLRRADGRGPGESIVARVAKPLGLDFHVGLADEEFHRVAHIARGKGNAGDAAAQRLLQVTMREPTAMTTRAFTNPPSVLTSTNKPEWRRMQQPAANGHGNARSLAGFYAGLLDGSLLESDMLEELTREHSLGEDKTLLTRTRFGLGCMLDQPDVANATYGLGPRAFGHPGAGGSIGFADPEHDVAFGFVTNTLGPYVLMDPRAQKLARVLATCL; from the coding sequence GTGCAGATTCAGGGACATTACGAGCTTCAATTCGAGCCGGTGCGCGAGGCTTTCGCCGCACTGTTCGACGATCCCCAGGAACGCGGCGCAGCCTTGTGCATTCAGGTCGGCGGAGAAACTGTCCTCGACCTCTGGTCCGGCACTGCCGACAAGGACGGCGCCGAGGCCTGGCACAGCGACACCATCGCCAACCTGTTCTCCTGCACCAAAACCTTCACCGCCGTCACTGCGCTGCAACTGGTCGCCGAGGGCAAGTTGCAACTGGATGCTCCGGTCGCCCGCTACTGGCCGGAGTTCGCTGCGGCCGGCAAAGAGGCCGTGACCCTGCGCCAATTGCTCTGCCATCAGGCCGGTCTGCCGGCCCTGCGCGAATTGCTGGCGCCCGAAGCCCTTTACGACTGGCAAACCATGGTCGATGCCCTTGCGGCGGAAGCGCCGTGGTGGACGCCGGGCACTGGCCACGGTTATGCCGCGATCACCTACGGCTGGCTGATCGGCGAATTGCTCCGTCGTGCTGACGGTCGTGGCCCGGGCGAGTCGATCGTCGCCCGAGTGGCCAAACCGTTGGGTCTGGACTTCCATGTCGGCCTGGCTGACGAAGAATTTCACCGTGTCGCGCATATCGCCCGGGGTAAGGGCAATGCCGGTGACGCCGCCGCTCAACGCTTGTTGCAAGTGACCATGCGCGAACCCACCGCGATGACCACCCGTGCTTTCACCAACCCACCGTCGGTGCTTACCAGCACCAACAAACCGGAATGGCGGCGCATGCAGCAACCAGCGGCCAACGGCCACGGCAATGCGCGCAGTCTGGCCGGTTTCTACGCCGGTCTGCTCGACGGCAGCCTGCTCGAAAGCGACATGCTCGAAGAGCTGACCCGCGAGCACAGCCTTGGCGAAGACAAAACGCTGCTGACCCGCACCCGTTTCGGTCTCGGCTGCATGCTCGATCAACCGGACGTCGCCAACGCCACTTACGGCCTCGGCCCACGGGCATTCGGCCATCCGGGCGCGGGCGGCTCCATCGGTTTTGCTGACCCTGAGCATGATGTCGCGTTTGGTTTTGTGACAAATACCCTTGGACCGTACGTCTTGATGGATCCGCGTGCGCAGAAGCTCGCGCGGGTGCTCGCCACTTGTCTGTAA
- the pdxH gene encoding pyridoxamine 5'-phosphate oxidase — MTQALADMRRDYTRDGLTEAQAPAEPFALFHQWFADAVKTEQAPVEANAMTLATVDADGRPHCRILLLKGLDEQGFTFFTNYDSAKGQHLAANPFAAMTFFWPTLERQVRIEGRVVKVTPEESDAYYQVRPLGSRLGAWASPQSRVINGRGELEDLLKATEQRFSDTQPDCPEHWGGYRLLPERIEFWQGRPSRLHDRLNYRLQDTDWILERLAP, encoded by the coding sequence ATGACCCAGGCTCTGGCAGATATGCGTCGTGATTACACCCGGGATGGATTGACCGAGGCGCAGGCCCCGGCCGAGCCGTTCGCGCTTTTCCACCAATGGTTCGCTGATGCGGTGAAAACCGAGCAGGCGCCGGTGGAGGCCAACGCCATGACCTTGGCCACGGTCGATGCGGACGGGCGTCCGCATTGCCGCATTCTGCTGCTCAAGGGCTTGGACGAACAGGGTTTCACCTTCTTCACCAACTACGACAGTGCCAAGGGCCAGCATCTGGCGGCCAATCCGTTTGCCGCCATGACCTTTTTCTGGCCGACCCTGGAGCGCCAGGTGCGCATCGAAGGCCGGGTAGTGAAGGTCACGCCGGAAGAGTCCGACGCGTATTATCAGGTGCGACCACTCGGCAGTCGTCTCGGCGCCTGGGCGTCGCCGCAGAGCCGGGTGATCAACGGGCGGGGCGAGCTGGAAGATCTGCTCAAGGCTACCGAGCAGCGTTTCAGCGACACCCAGCCTGACTGCCCGGAGCACTGGGGCGGTTACCGCTTGCTGCCCGAACGCATCGAATTCTGGCAGGGCCGTCCGAGCCGTCTGCACGATCGCCTCAACTACCGTTTGCAGGACACCGACTGGATTCTTGAACGTCTGGCACCCTAG
- a CDS encoding colicin E3/pyocin S6 family cytotoxin, translated as MAGSKDIPRVPNPPAGDGHYVTHRYMTASELAARESRQNAYDAMLARQNAFERTREMAATAPEVPRAGCVFAKSCKLPDAIIDYSNPSGMVPTDSLKNYGEIAWLGAREADTAGVLNLQAISGDTVSLGVERIAVRIPTLAAPAITALGAAGAAALSAVVAVFWTPTLGDSALYTEDQLRALKQARTRVRLRVEQQSDGSLKGYGFYTGKNRDWEMVDVVQFSARGSQFIADLGEGIELIWTPAVDGSDILGIPALESAPQAPHIWVYPPTKAADGILVNPVYPPEYRDFILVFPVGSGVLPVYVVANISHGNYHPKPQTLPAYPDARWATPKTPIKGGGGLRPRWKDRDGVIYEWDFQHGAIEKYTKRGKHLGEFNHETGEQTKPADPTRRIEP; from the coding sequence GTGGCTGGCAGCAAGGATATTCCACGGGTTCCCAACCCACCGGCGGGCGACGGGCATTACGTCACTCACCGTTACATGACGGCCAGCGAACTGGCCGCTCGCGAATCCAGACAAAACGCTTACGACGCCATGTTGGCCCGGCAGAATGCCTTTGAGCGCACCCGCGAAATGGCTGCGACAGCGCCTGAGGTGCCGCGCGCGGGATGCGTGTTCGCCAAGTCCTGCAAGTTACCGGACGCCATCATCGACTACTCGAATCCTTCGGGCATGGTGCCGACCGACAGCCTGAAGAATTACGGTGAAATCGCCTGGCTCGGTGCTCGCGAAGCCGATACTGCGGGCGTGTTGAACCTGCAAGCGATCAGCGGCGACACGGTTTCACTGGGCGTCGAACGCATCGCAGTGCGCATACCCACCCTCGCCGCTCCCGCAATCACAGCACTTGGCGCGGCGGGTGCTGCCGCGCTCTCGGCAGTGGTTGCGGTGTTCTGGACACCCACCCTCGGCGACAGTGCCCTTTACACCGAAGACCAGTTGCGCGCCCTGAAACAAGCCCGCACCCGCGTGCGCCTGCGTGTTGAACAGCAGTCTGACGGCAGCCTCAAGGGCTACGGCTTTTACACCGGCAAGAACCGTGATTGGGAGATGGTCGATGTCGTGCAGTTCAGTGCGCGTGGTAGTCAGTTCATCGCGGATCTGGGCGAAGGTATCGAACTGATCTGGACGCCGGCGGTGGATGGCTCCGACATCCTCGGTATTCCCGCCTTGGAGTCAGCACCGCAGGCGCCGCATATCTGGGTGTATCCGCCGACGAAAGCGGCGGACGGGATTCTGGTGAATCCGGTCTATCCGCCGGAGTACCGGGATTTCATTCTGGTCTTTCCGGTGGGTTCTGGGGTTCTACCAGTCTATGTCGTGGCGAACATTTCTCATGGTAACTACCATCCAAAACCTCAGACTTTACCTGCATACCCTGATGCCCGATGGGCCACTCCAAAAACGCCAATAAAAGGTGGCGGAGGTTTACGACCGCGCTGGAAAGATAGAGACGGTGTAATTTATGAATGGGACTTTCAACATGGAGCGATTGAAAAATATACAAAGCGTGGAAAGCATTTGGGAGAATTTAACCACGAAACAGGCGAGCAAACGAAACCGGCAGATCCAACCAGAAGGATAGAACCATGA